One stretch of Anolis carolinensis isolate JA03-04 chromosome 3, rAnoCar3.1.pri, whole genome shotgun sequence DNA includes these proteins:
- the ccdc90b gene encoding coiled-coil domain-containing protein 90B, mitochondrial: protein MLKLSGCGLKLLPTSLRGFAASASVKSYDVRRVEITPLEQRKLTFDTHSLVRDLEAHGFAKEQAETIVSAITALSTVSLDTVYKDMVTQAQQEITLQQLMAHLDSIRKDMVILEKSEFANLRAENEKMKIELDQVKQQLMNEINQIRAENKLDINLERSRVTDLFTDQERKLMEATTEFHKKDSSTNSSVTEVSNKIDTEIAALKTLMESNKLDTIRYLAASVFTCLAIALGFYRFWK, encoded by the exons ATGCTGAAGTTGAGTGGCTGCGGCTTGAAGCTCTTGCCCACGTCTCTGAGAG GTTTTGCAGCCTCTGCTTCAGTGAAGTCCTACGATGTCCGAAGAGTCGAGATAACTCCGCTGGAGCAAAGAAAGCTCACTTTTGACACGCACAGCCTTGTGCGAGACCTCGAGGCTCACG GTTTTGCAAAAGAGCAAGCCGAAACCATTGTTTCAGCCATAACAGCTTTGTCAACTGTCAGTCTGGACACCGTCTACAAGGATATGGTCACCCAAGCCCAGCAG gaaATCACTTTGCAGCAGCTCATGGCTCATTTGGACTCCATTCGGAAAGACATGGTCATTCTTGAGAAGAGTGAGTTTGCCAACCTGAGAGCAGAGAATGAG aaaatgaaaattgAGCTGGATCAAGTTAAACAACAGCTTATG aaTGAAATCAACCAGATCcgggcagaaaacaagctggacaTCAATTTGGAGAGAAGCCGGGTGACAGACCTA TTCACAGACCAAGAGAGAAAACTCATGGAAGCCACAACAGAGTTCCATAAAAAA GATTCAAGCACCAACAGCTCTGTGACTGAAGTCAGCAACAAAATAGATACCGAAATTGCTGCCCTGAAAACCCTCATGGAATCAAATAAACTGGACACTATCCGTTATTTGGCAG